One region of Leptolyngbya sp. 'hensonii' genomic DNA includes:
- a CDS encoding type II toxin-antitoxin system HicA family toxin gives MKAEIVREGFVYLPKRGKGSHERWRHPLLRKTLTIPGKDGDDVPLYLEKQLAKLLAVLEELREDENS, from the coding sequence AAGCTGAGATTGTGCGTGAAGGGTTTGTTTATCTGCCCAAGCGTGGCAAAGGCAGCCATGAGCGTTGGCGACATCCTTTGCTCAGAAAAACTCTAACAATTCCAGGTAAAGATGGAGATGATGTACCACTCTACCTAGAAAAACAACTAGCAAAGTTACTTGCTGTACTAGAAGAGTTGAGAGAGGATGAGAATTCATGA
- a CDS encoding type II toxin-antitoxin system HicB family antitoxin produces MNRYSMIVQWSDEDQLFLVTIPEFADLVVMPCTHGKTREEAIHNGEEVIEMYLEAWKAEGESIPEPRTLQIA; encoded by the coding sequence ATGAATCGATACAGTATGATCGTTCAATGGTCTGACGAGGATCAGCTTTTCCTAGTCACGATTCCAGAGTTTGCTGATCTGGTTGTGATGCCTTGCACTCACGGCAAAACTCGTGAAGAAGCAATTCATAATGGCGAAGAAGTTATTGAAATGTACTTAGAAGCTTGGAAAGCAGAAGGTGAATCTATCCCTGAACCGAGGACACTTCAAATCGCTTGA